The proteins below are encoded in one region of Mycobacterium pseudokansasii:
- a CDS encoding TetR/AcrR family transcriptional regulator, with translation MTTRSASGRREAPSGREEVAAAVLEAAADLFAERGPAATSIRDIAARSKVNHGLVFRHFGTKEQLVGAVLNHLGANLTALLRCGAPAEALDRALDRQTRVWARTLLDGYSAEQLQARFPNLAELLDYVRTRHHDDASARLAVANAVALRLGWRLFEPMLRSATGVELNDAELRQAVQAEVERILEPH, from the coding sequence GTGACTACACGTTCGGCAAGCGGTCGCCGGGAGGCACCTTCCGGGCGCGAAGAGGTGGCCGCCGCGGTCTTGGAGGCCGCCGCCGACCTGTTCGCCGAGCGCGGTCCGGCCGCGACGTCGATCCGGGACATCGCCGCCCGATCAAAGGTCAACCACGGGTTGGTGTTTCGGCATTTCGGGACCAAGGAACAGCTCGTCGGTGCCGTGCTCAATCATCTCGGTGCCAACCTGACCGCGCTGCTGCGCTGCGGGGCACCCGCGGAGGCGCTCGACCGTGCCCTCGACCGTCAGACGCGGGTGTGGGCCCGCACGCTGCTCGACGGATATTCGGCCGAGCAACTGCAGGCGCGATTTCCCAACCTTGCCGAACTGCTCGACTACGTGCGAACCCGCCACCACGACGATGCCAGCGCGCGCCTGGCCGTCGCCAATGCCGTTGCGCTGCGGCTGGGTTGGCGGTTATTCGAGCCCATGCTGCGGTCGGCGACCGGTGTTGAACTCAACGACGCCGAACTGCGGCAGGCTGTGCAAGCCGAGGTCGAGCGGATACTCGAACCGCATTGA
- a CDS encoding class I SAM-dependent methyltransferase translates to MNTTIASQYRTGLSRHNIEHALVAAGKDLNHLTPADLGPLEDFHTMGRYATTQLVELAEITCHDHVLDAGSGIGGTARFVAARCGCPVTAVDLTDEYCQTNRWLNGLVGLDDRITVAQADVTALPLPDSAFDVVISQHVQMNVADKERLYTEAHRVLGCGGRLALWDIMIGDYAELDYPLPWADQPARSQLVTRDQLRTVIESCGFAIEHWNDLTEQAAALMQVLLGQPANPLGLHAFVPEFRRKAEHLTRALADGRLRAIQGVARATEQPGTGLRLRSPTD, encoded by the coding sequence ATGAACACCACCATCGCGTCCCAATATCGGACCGGCCTTTCCCGGCACAACATCGAGCACGCCCTCGTCGCCGCCGGGAAAGACCTCAACCACCTCACACCGGCCGACCTGGGGCCGCTGGAGGACTTTCACACCATGGGCCGATACGCCACCACGCAATTGGTGGAGCTGGCCGAAATCACCTGCCACGACCACGTTCTCGACGCGGGCAGCGGAATCGGCGGCACCGCCCGCTTCGTCGCCGCCCGCTGCGGCTGCCCGGTCACCGCGGTCGACCTCACCGACGAGTACTGCCAAACCAATCGCTGGCTCAACGGACTCGTCGGCCTGGACGACCGGATCACGGTTGCGCAGGCCGACGTCACCGCGCTACCGCTGCCCGACTCCGCCTTTGACGTCGTGATCAGCCAGCATGTGCAGATGAACGTGGCCGACAAGGAGCGGCTGTACACCGAAGCGCACCGGGTGCTGGGCTGCGGGGGACGACTTGCACTGTGGGACATCATGATTGGCGATTACGCCGAACTCGACTATCCGCTCCCCTGGGCCGACCAACCCGCACGCAGCCAGCTGGTCACCCGCGATCAGTTACGCACCGTCATCGAGTCCTGCGGCTTTGCGATCGAGCACTGGAACGACCTCACCGAACAGGCGGCCGCCCTGATGCAAGTCCTGCTGGGCCAACCCGCCAATCCGCTGGGCTTGCACGCCTTCGTCCCCGAGTTCAGGCGAAAAGCCGAGCACCTCACGCGCGCCCTGGCGGACGGACGCCTGCGCGCCATCCAGGGCGTCGCGCGGGCAACCGAGCAGCCGGGCACAGGGCTACGGTTGCGTAGCCCCACGGATTGA
- a CDS encoding GuaB3 family IMP dehydrogenase-related protein, with product MVEIGMGRTARRTYELSDISIVSSRRTRSSKDVSTAWQLDAYRFEIPLLAHPTDALVSPEFAIELGRLGGLAVLNGEGLIGRHADVEAKIAQLLEAAAAAPEPAAAIQLLQELHAAPLNPDLLGAAVARIREAGVITAVRVSPQNAQSLTPVLLQAGIDLLVIQGTIVSAERVASDGEPLNLKTFIAELDIPVVAGGVQDHRTALHLMRTGAAGVIVGYGSTQGVTTTDEVLGISVPMATAIADAAAARREYLDETGGRYVHVLADGDIHTSGELAKAIACGADAVVLGTPLAEAAEALGQGWFWPAAAAHPSLPRGALLQIAVGERPPLERLLNGPSDDPFGTLNLVGGLRRSMAKAGYCDLKEFQKVGLTVGS from the coding sequence ATGGTCGAGATCGGCATGGGCCGCACGGCACGGCGCACCTACGAACTCAGTGACATCAGCATCGTCTCGTCGCGGCGGACCCGTTCGTCCAAAGACGTGTCCACCGCATGGCAGCTTGACGCCTACCGGTTCGAGATCCCCCTGCTGGCACACCCGACGGATGCCCTGGTATCGCCGGAGTTCGCCATCGAACTCGGCCGGCTGGGCGGGCTGGCGGTGCTCAACGGCGAGGGACTGATCGGCCGGCATGCCGACGTCGAGGCCAAGATCGCGCAGTTGCTAGAAGCTGCGGCGGCCGCCCCCGAACCCGCGGCGGCGATACAGCTGCTGCAGGAGTTGCATGCCGCGCCGCTGAACCCCGATCTGCTGGGCGCCGCGGTGGCCCGCATCCGGGAAGCCGGGGTGATCACCGCGGTGCGGGTCAGTCCGCAAAACGCCCAGTCGCTGACCCCGGTGCTGCTGCAGGCCGGGATCGATCTGCTGGTCATCCAGGGCACGATCGTCTCGGCCGAGCGGGTAGCCAGCGACGGGGAGCCGCTGAACCTGAAGACCTTCATCGCCGAGCTCGACATTCCGGTGGTCGCCGGAGGCGTGCAGGATCACCGCACCGCGCTGCACCTGATGCGCACCGGCGCCGCCGGCGTCATCGTGGGCTACGGCTCCACGCAGGGGGTGACCACGACCGACGAGGTGCTGGGCATCAGCGTCCCGATGGCCACCGCGATCGCCGACGCCGCGGCCGCACGGCGCGAATACCTCGACGAGACCGGCGGCCGCTACGTGCACGTGCTGGCCGACGGCGATATCCACACCTCCGGTGAGCTGGCCAAGGCCATCGCCTGCGGGGCCGACGCGGTGGTGCTCGGCACACCGTTGGCCGAGGCCGCCGAGGCGCTGGGCCAGGGCTGGTTCTGGCCGGCCGCGGCGGCGCACCCGTCGTTGCCCCGCGGGGCGTTGCTGCAGATCGCGGTGGGTGAGCGGCCGCCGCTGGAACGGCTGCTCAACGGGCCGTCCGACGACCCGTTCGGCACCCTCAACCTGGTTGGTGGGTTACGCCGGTCGATGGCCAAGGCCGGTTATTGCGATCTCAAGGAGTTCCAGAAGGTCGGCCTGACGGTCGGCAGCTGA
- a CDS encoding GMC oxidoreductase — protein MKPDYDVLIIGSGFGGSVSALRLTEKGYRVGVLEAGRRFSDAEFANTSWDLRRFLWAPRLGCYGIQRIHPLRNVMILAGAGVGGGSLNYANTLYIPPEPFFNDQQWRHITDWHDELMPHYKQAQRMLGVVKNPTFTDADRIVKEVADEMGFGDTWVPTPVGVFFGPNDTKTPGKTVPDPYFGGAGPARTGCIECGECMTGCRHGAKNTLVKNYLGLAESAGAEVIPMTTVKAFEQRSDGLWEVRTVRTGSWARRDRRTFTATYLILAAGTWGTQHLLFKMRDRGKLPRLSKRLGVLTRTNSESIVGAARLKVSPDLDLTHGVAITSSIHPTPDTHIEPVRYGKGSNAMGLLQTLMTDGTGPEGTDMPRWRQLLQQAGENPRKMIRLLNPRQWSERTVIALVMQHLDNSITTFTKRGKLGVRWYSSKQGHGEPNPTWIPIGNEVTRRIAAKIDGVAGGTWGELFNIPLTAHFLGGAVIGDSPQSGVIDPYHRVYGYPTLFVVDGAAISANLGVNPSLSITAQAERAASLWPNKGQNDQRPLQGDGYRRLDPIEPEHPVVPADAPGALRWLPITPVNTAADAG, from the coding sequence ATGAAGCCGGATTATGACGTCCTGATTATCGGTTCGGGTTTTGGCGGCAGCGTGAGCGCGCTGCGATTGACGGAAAAGGGCTATCGGGTGGGCGTATTGGAGGCCGGCCGCCGGTTCTCCGACGCGGAATTCGCCAACACGTCATGGGACCTGCGCAGGTTCCTGTGGGCACCACGGCTGGGCTGTTATGGCATTCAGCGCATTCACCCATTGCGCAACGTGATGATCCTGGCCGGCGCCGGCGTGGGTGGCGGATCGCTGAACTACGCCAACACGCTGTACATACCGCCGGAGCCGTTCTTCAACGACCAGCAGTGGCGCCACATCACCGACTGGCACGACGAGCTGATGCCGCACTACAAGCAGGCCCAGCGCATGCTGGGCGTGGTGAAAAACCCGACCTTCACCGACGCGGACCGCATCGTCAAGGAAGTCGCCGACGAGATGGGATTCGGTGACACCTGGGTGCCGACCCCGGTCGGGGTGTTCTTCGGCCCCAATGACACCAAGACGCCGGGCAAGACCGTGCCCGACCCGTATTTCGGCGGCGCGGGCCCGGCTCGCACCGGCTGCATCGAATGTGGCGAGTGCATGACGGGCTGTCGCCACGGCGCCAAGAACACGCTGGTGAAGAATTACCTTGGCCTGGCGGAATCGGCTGGGGCAGAGGTGATTCCGATGACGACGGTGAAAGCCTTCGAGCAGCGGTCCGACGGGTTGTGGGAGGTTCGGACCGTCCGCACCGGTAGTTGGGCACGCCGGGATCGGCGCACCTTCACCGCCACCTATCTGATCCTGGCCGCGGGCACCTGGGGGACTCAGCATCTGCTGTTCAAGATGCGCGACCGCGGCAAGCTGCCCCGGCTCTCCAAACGCCTGGGCGTATTGACCCGGACCAACTCCGAGTCGATTGTCGGCGCCGCGCGACTGAAGGTCTCACCGGACCTGGACCTGACGCACGGGGTGGCCATCACGTCGTCGATTCATCCGACGCCGGACACCCACATCGAGCCGGTCCGCTACGGCAAGGGGTCCAACGCGATGGGGCTGCTGCAGACGTTGATGACCGACGGGACTGGTCCCGAGGGCACCGACATGCCGCGCTGGCGGCAGCTACTGCAGCAGGCCGGCGAGAATCCGCGCAAGATGATCCGGCTGCTCAATCCCCGGCAGTGGAGCGAGCGGACGGTGATCGCGCTGGTGATGCAGCACCTGGACAACTCGATCACCACGTTCACCAAGCGCGGGAAGCTGGGCGTTCGCTGGTACTCCAGCAAGCAGGGACACGGCGAGCCGAACCCCACCTGGATCCCGATCGGCAACGAGGTCACCCGCCGCATCGCCGCCAAGATCGACGGCGTGGCCGGCGGCACCTGGGGTGAACTGTTCAACATCCCGCTGACCGCCCACTTCCTCGGTGGTGCGGTGATCGGGGACAGCCCGCAAAGCGGCGTCATCGACCCCTACCACCGGGTCTACGGCTATCCGACGCTGTTCGTTGTCGACGGCGCCGCGATCTCGGCGAACCTGGGCGTCAACCCGTCGCTGTCCATCACCGCGCAGGCCGAGCGTGCCGCTTCGCTGTGGCCCAACAAGGGTCAGAACGATCAGCGGCCGCTGCAGGGCGACGGGTACCGGCGGCTGGATCCGATCGAGCCGGAGCATCCGGTGGTTCCCGCCGACGCGCCGGGGGCGTTGCGGTGGCTGCCGATCACTCCGGTCAACACCGCAGCCGACGCCGGTTAG
- the guaB gene encoding IMP dehydrogenase has translation MSRGMSRLEESSDLVGSPYVRDAHVGGLTGDPVPTGGDDPHKVAMLGLTFDDVLLLPAASDVVPATADTSSQLTKKIRLKVPLVSSAMDTVTESRMAIAMARAGGMGVLHRNLPVAEQAGQVEMVKRSEAGMVTDPVTCRPDNTLSQVDALCARFRISGLPVVDDDGALVGIITNRDMRFEVDQGKQVAEVMTKAPLITAQEGVSASAALGLLRRHKIEKLPVVDGRGRLTGLITVKDFVKTEQHPLATKDSDGRLLVGAAVGVGGDAWVRAMMLVDAGVDVLVVDTAHAHNRLVLDMVRKLKAEVGDRVDVVGGNVATRSAAAALVDAGADAVKVGVGPGSICTTRVVAGVGAPQITAILEAVAVCRPAGVPVIADGGLQYSGDIAKALAAGASTTMLGSLLAGTAEAPGELIFVNGKQYKSYRGMGSLGAMAGRGSGAAAKSYSKDRYFADDALSEDKLVPEGIEGRVPFRGPLNSVIHQLTGGLRAAMGYTGSPTIEVLQQAQFVRITAAGLKESHPHDVAMTVEAPNYYAR, from the coding sequence ATGTCCCGTGGCATGTCTCGCCTGGAAGAAAGCTCCGACCTGGTCGGCAGCCCGTATGTGCGCGACGCGCATGTCGGTGGCCTGACCGGTGACCCGGTGCCGACCGGTGGCGACGACCCGCACAAGGTGGCCATGCTGGGGCTGACCTTCGATGACGTGCTGCTGCTGCCGGCGGCTTCCGATGTGGTGCCGGCCACCGCCGACACCTCCAGCCAGCTCACCAAGAAGATCAGGCTGAAGGTGCCGCTGGTCAGCTCGGCGATGGACACCGTCACCGAATCTCGGATGGCGATCGCGATGGCCCGCGCCGGCGGCATGGGTGTGCTGCACCGCAATCTGCCGGTCGCCGAACAGGCCGGCCAAGTCGAGATGGTCAAGCGCTCCGAGGCCGGCATGGTCACCGATCCCGTCACCTGCCGACCGGACAACACCTTGTCCCAGGTCGACGCGCTGTGCGCCCGGTTCCGGATCTCCGGGTTGCCGGTGGTCGACGACGACGGTGCGCTGGTCGGCATCATCACCAACCGGGACATGCGCTTTGAGGTCGATCAGGGCAAGCAGGTCGCCGAGGTGATGACCAAAGCCCCGCTGATCACCGCCCAGGAGGGGGTCAGTGCGTCGGCCGCGCTGGGCCTGTTGCGCCGGCACAAGATCGAGAAGCTGCCCGTCGTGGACGGGCGGGGCCGGCTGACCGGCCTGATCACCGTGAAGGATTTCGTCAAGACCGAGCAGCATCCGCTGGCCACCAAGGACAGCGACGGCCGGCTGCTGGTCGGTGCCGCCGTCGGGGTCGGCGGCGATGCGTGGGTGCGCGCCATGATGCTGGTGGACGCCGGGGTCGACGTGCTGGTCGTCGACACTGCGCATGCCCACAACCGGCTGGTGCTCGACATGGTCCGCAAGCTCAAGGCCGAAGTGGGCGACCGGGTCGATGTAGTCGGCGGCAACGTCGCCACCAGGTCGGCAGCGGCGGCCCTGGTCGACGCCGGAGCCGACGCGGTGAAGGTGGGCGTGGGCCCGGGCTCGATCTGCACGACCCGGGTGGTGGCCGGCGTCGGCGCACCTCAGATCACCGCGATCCTGGAAGCCGTCGCGGTGTGCCGGCCGGCGGGTGTGCCGGTGATCGCCGACGGGGGACTGCAATATTCCGGTGATATCGCCAAGGCGCTGGCCGCGGGTGCGTCGACGACCATGCTGGGCTCGCTGCTCGCCGGCACCGCCGAGGCGCCCGGTGAGCTGATCTTCGTCAACGGCAAGCAGTACAAGAGCTACCGCGGCATGGGCTCACTGGGAGCCATGGCGGGCAGGGGCTCTGGCGCGGCGGCCAAGTCGTACTCCAAGGACCGTTACTTCGCCGACGACGCGCTCTCCGAGGACAAGTTGGTGCCCGAGGGGATCGAGGGCCGGGTGCCGTTCCGCGGACCGCTGAATTCGGTGATCCACCAGTTGACCGGCGGTCTGCGCGCGGCGATGGGCTACACCGGCTCACCCACCATCGAAGTGCTGCAGCAGGCGCAGTTCGTCCGGATCACGGCGGCCGGTCTCAAAGAGAGCCACCCGCACGACGTCGCCATGACCGTCGAAGCGCCCAACTACTACGCACGCTGA
- a CDS encoding TauD/TfdA dioxygenase family protein — protein sequence MTDLIAVRKLSSRIGARIDGVHLGGDLAPAAVEQIRTALLTHKVIFFRDQHHLDDQQQLAFAGLLGTPIGHPAAAVLAAENAPIITPINSEYSRANRWHTDVTFAANYPAASVLRAVTLPGYGGSTLWANTATAYADLPEPLVRLVENLWALHTNRHDYAQTYAQSGPLTEAQLAHRQAFQKPDFQTEHPVVRVHPETGERTLLAGAFVRNFVGLESHESSVLFELLQQRITMPENTIRWNWESGDVAVWDNRATQHRAIDDYDDQHRLMHRVTLMGDVPVDVHGRRSRVVSGAPLALAG from the coding sequence ATGACAGACCTGATAGCCGTACGCAAACTAAGTAGCCGTATCGGCGCCCGGATCGACGGCGTACATCTTGGCGGCGACCTGGCACCGGCCGCGGTCGAGCAAATCCGCACCGCGCTGTTGACCCACAAGGTGATTTTCTTCCGCGACCAGCACCACCTCGACGACCAGCAGCAGCTCGCGTTCGCCGGCCTGCTGGGCACTCCCATCGGCCACCCGGCCGCCGCTGTTCTGGCCGCCGAGAACGCGCCGATCATCACCCCGATCAACTCCGAATACAGCAGGGCCAACCGCTGGCACACCGACGTCACCTTCGCCGCCAACTACCCGGCGGCCTCGGTGCTGCGAGCGGTCACCCTGCCCGGCTATGGCGGGTCGACACTGTGGGCCAATACCGCGACGGCCTATGCCGACCTGCCCGAACCGCTGGTGCGCCTGGTCGAAAACCTATGGGCGCTGCACACCAACCGCCACGACTACGCGCAAACCTATGCGCAAAGCGGACCACTGACCGAGGCGCAGCTGGCGCACCGGCAGGCGTTCCAGAAGCCCGATTTCCAGACCGAGCATCCCGTGGTGCGGGTGCACCCGGAAACCGGTGAGCGCACCCTGCTGGCCGGCGCGTTCGTGCGCAACTTCGTCGGACTGGAAAGCCACGAATCAAGCGTGCTCTTCGAATTGCTGCAGCAGCGAATCACCATGCCGGAGAACACGATTCGCTGGAACTGGGAGTCGGGCGATGTGGCCGTCTGGGACAACCGGGCTACCCAGCACCGGGCCATCGACGACTACGACGACCAGCACCGGCTGATGCACCGGGTCACCCTGATGGGCGACGTGCCCGTCGACGTGCACGGCCGGCGCAGCCGCGTGGTCAGCGGCGCGCCGCTGGCTCTGGCCGGCTGA
- a CDS encoding glycoside hydrolase family 65 protein — MITEEAFPVEPWRVRETKLDLNLLAQSESLFSLSNGHIGLRGNLDEGEPYGLPGTYLNSFFEIRPLPYAEAGYGYPEAGQTVVDVTNGKIVRLLVDDEPFDVRYGTLISHERVLDLRAGTLTRRAHWCSPAGKQVKVVSTRLVSLAHRAAAAIEYVVEAVGEFSLVTVQSELVTNEDQPETSADPRVSAILEKPLEAVDHECTECGALLMHRTRSSALMMAAAMDHEVEVPGRVEITTDARADLARTTVICGLRPGQKLRIVKYLAYGWSSLRSRPALRDQAAGALHGARYSGWQGLLDAQRAYLNDFWENADVEVEGDPESQQAVRFGLFHLLQASARAERRAIPSKGLTGTGYDGHAFWDTEGFVLPVLTYTAPHAVADALRWRASTLSLAKERAAELGLDGAAFPWRTIRGEECSAYWPAGTAAWHINADIAMAFERYRTVTGDHTLEKDCGLAVLVETARLWLSLGHHDRHGVWHLDGVTGPDEYTAVVRDNVFTNLMAAHNLVTAADACLRHPEAAETMGVTTEEMAAWRDAADAVNIPYDQELGVHQQCEGFTTFAEWDFEANTTYPLLLHEAYVRLYPAQVIKQADLVLAMQFQSHAFTPEQKARNVDYYERRMVRDSSLSACTQAVMCAEVGHLELAHDYAYEAALIDLRDLHRNTRDGLHMASLAGAWTALVGGFGGLRDDEGVLSIDPQLPDGISRLRFRLRWRDFGVTVDANHSDVTYTLRDGPGGELTIRHAGEDIKLDTSSPSTIAVRPRKPLLPPPLQPPGREPIHRRRIGGH; from the coding sequence ATGATCACCGAAGAGGCCTTCCCGGTCGAACCGTGGCGAGTCCGCGAGACCAAGCTCGACCTGAACCTGCTGGCCCAGTCGGAATCGCTGTTCTCGCTGTCCAACGGGCACATCGGCCTGCGCGGTAACCTCGACGAGGGCGAACCCTACGGTCTGCCCGGCACCTACCTGAACTCCTTCTTCGAAATTCGGCCCCTGCCCTACGCCGAAGCCGGATACGGGTATCCGGAGGCCGGCCAGACCGTCGTCGACGTCACCAACGGCAAGATCGTGCGATTGCTGGTCGACGACGAGCCGTTCGACGTCCGCTACGGCACGTTGATCTCTCACGAGCGGGTTCTGGATCTGCGCGCCGGGACGCTGACCCGCCGGGCCCACTGGTGCTCGCCGGCGGGCAAGCAGGTCAAGGTGGTCTCCACCCGGCTGGTGTCACTGGCCCACCGGGCCGCCGCCGCCATCGAGTACGTGGTGGAGGCCGTCGGCGAATTCTCTCTTGTCACAGTGCAATCCGAACTCGTCACCAACGAGGACCAACCGGAGACCTCCGCCGACCCGCGGGTGTCGGCGATCCTGGAGAAACCGCTGGAGGCCGTCGACCACGAATGCACCGAGTGCGGCGCACTTCTCATGCACCGCACCCGCAGCAGCGCCCTGATGATGGCCGCCGCGATGGACCACGAGGTCGAGGTCCCCGGGCGGGTCGAGATCACCACCGACGCCCGCGCCGACTTGGCCCGCACCACCGTGATCTGCGGGCTGCGCCCGGGACAGAAGCTGCGCATCGTCAAGTACCTGGCGTATGGCTGGTCCAGCCTGCGCTCCCGCCCGGCGCTGCGCGACCAGGCCGCCGGGGCGCTGCACGGCGCGCGCTACAGCGGGTGGCAGGGGCTGCTGGATGCGCAACGCGCCTACCTCAACGACTTCTGGGAGAACGCGGACGTCGAGGTGGAGGGCGACCCCGAGTCCCAGCAGGCGGTCCGGTTCGGGCTCTTTCACCTGTTGCAGGCCAGCGCGCGCGCCGAGCGCCGCGCCATCCCGAGCAAAGGCCTCACCGGTACCGGCTACGACGGACACGCCTTCTGGGACACCGAGGGCTTCGTGCTGCCGGTGCTCACCTACACCGCGCCGCACGCGGTCGCCGACGCGCTGCGGTGGCGGGCGTCGACGCTGAGCCTCGCCAAGGAGCGCGCCGCCGAGCTCGGACTCGACGGCGCCGCGTTCCCCTGGCGAACCATCCGCGGGGAAGAGTGCTCGGCCTACTGGCCGGCCGGCACGGCCGCCTGGCATATCAACGCCGACATCGCGATGGCGTTCGAGCGGTACCGGACCGTCACCGGCGACCACACCCTGGAGAAGGACTGCGGCCTGGCCGTGCTGGTGGAAACCGCTCGGCTGTGGCTCTCGCTGGGCCACCACGACCGCCACGGCGTGTGGCATCTCGACGGGGTCACCGGCCCCGACGAGTACACGGCGGTGGTTCGCGACAATGTCTTCACCAATCTGATGGCCGCCCACAACCTGGTCACCGCCGCCGACGCCTGCCTGCGTCACCCGGAGGCGGCCGAAACGATGGGCGTCACGACCGAAGAGATGGCCGCCTGGCGCGATGCCGCCGACGCCGTGAACATCCCCTACGACCAGGAACTGGGTGTTCACCAGCAATGTGAAGGGTTCACCACGTTCGCCGAGTGGGACTTCGAAGCCAACACCACCTACCCGTTGCTGCTGCACGAGGCTTACGTGCGGCTCTACCCCGCCCAGGTGATCAAGCAAGCCGACCTGGTGCTGGCCATGCAGTTCCAGAGCCATGCCTTCACCCCGGAACAGAAGGCGCGCAATGTCGACTACTACGAGCGGCGGATGGTGCGCGACTCGTCGCTGTCGGCGTGTACCCAGGCAGTGATGTGCGCCGAGGTCGGACACCTGGAGCTGGCCCATGACTATGCCTACGAAGCGGCGCTGATCGACCTGCGGGACCTGCACCGCAACACCCGGGACGGCTTACACATGGCCTCGCTGGCCGGCGCCTGGACGGCGCTGGTCGGCGGCTTCGGCGGGCTGCGCGACGACGAGGGCGTCCTGTCCATCGATCCCCAACTGCCCGACGGCATCTCGCGGCTGCGGTTCCGGCTGCGGTGGCGGGACTTCGGGGTGACCGTCGACGCCAATCACTCCGACGTCACCTACACCCTGCGCGACGGGCCCGGCGGCGAGCTGACGATCCGGCACGCCGGCGAAGACATCAAACTGGACACGTCGTCGCCGTCGACCATTGCGGTGCGCCCGCGCAAGCCGCTGCTGCCGCCACCGCTGCAACCGCCGGGCCGCGAGCCGATCCACCGCCGGCGCATCGGCGGCCACTGA